A window of Micrococcales bacterium genomic DNA:
CCAAACGTGTAGCACATGACCTGAGTCTCAGGCGCGAGGTGGGCAACCTTCTGTGGTAGGTAGGCGCGCACCGCCCTTAGCCCAGTGAAGGCGACATTTGCGCGGACTCTGATCGCCGACACAGCGCTGTGAGGGGTGCCGACAAGTATGGCGGCAACAGGCAACACGATGAGGCCTGCGAGTCCTCTTGATTCAGCTACTTTGCGGGTCGCCAGCAGGCCTGTCAAGGATGATCCGTCATGGATCGTCGGCTTGGCTTCGACGGCGAAATCGATACTATCCCTAGCGGCCGATGTGACACGCAGGGCCGCATCTAGTCGCAGATCGTCGCCGGGTTTCCACTCGGCCTTTATCAGCTCGGCTTTCCAGCCATTAGGCAGCGCTGCCCCAAGTGAGGCGATCATTGCCTCCAGCCTTTCCTGAAGCGCCCCATTTCCCAACATGGGAAACATGCCATTTCGGGAAACACCAGAAGTCAACGCCGCGTCGCGGCAACTTCTCTGGTGGGTGGACCGCTGCTACCAAACAACCCAAGCCACCTTGAAACCCTGGCGGACCATCTTGCCGTCGACCCCGTCACCGGGGAACCACCCTTCTAAACCACTACCTTGAAGGAACACTCATACACCACACCAAGGCACTCGACCTGCCAACTCAACTGGAACTCAGCGGAATGCCGTCATACATACTCTTGGGTTCAGTCCGCTGGATATTGCGGCTTGGGTGGGCCGGTGATCTGGCGAGACTGAGCCACTGGTCTGGTGGCGAGTGAGCCAGCGTGCTCGTGGTCTTTGGTCCTGGCGTTTGTGCCCGGTTGGTGGTTCTGTCGAGCCCGCCTGTCCCCGTCCGGGAGCGGGCTGGTTCGAGTAGGGAGGAATCACCTTCATGGTGGTCGATTACAAGAGGATTCTGCAGATGAGCGCCGCGGGCGTGTCTCAGCGTGGGATCTCGGATGTGACCTCGTTTTCGAGGAACACGGTGGCGGCGGTGCTTGGCGCCGCCAAGGCTAGGGGCGTCGTCTACGACGACGTCGCGCGGATGGAGCCGGCGGCGGTACGCGAGATGCTGTTGCCGAAGCAGACCAGGGAGTCGGGTCGCACGCCGCCCGACTTCGCTGAGGTCCACAAGGAGTTGGCGCGGCCGAACGTGACGTTGCAGTTGTTGTGGAACGAGTACGCGGTACGCACCCGGCTGGCTGACGGGGTGCCGTACTCCTACACCCAGTTCACGCATCTGTACCGGACCTGGGTCAAAGTCACCGGCGCCACGATGCGTATTGAGCGTAGGCCTGGCGAGCGGATCGAGGTGGACTGGGCCGGGAACACGATGACGTTCATCGACCCAGGCACCGGCGCGGCCCGCACAGCCGATTTGTTCGTGGCGGTGTTGGCTTACTCGGTGTTCTACTACATTGAGGCGTTCGCAGACATGGCGTTGGAGTCGTGGATCGAGGGCAACGTGGCCGCGTTCGAAGCCTTCGGTGGGACGGCCAGGTTCTTGGTCCCGGACAACCTCAAGACCGGTGTGACGAAGGCTGATCGGTACGAGCCGGTGCTCAACCCCGCCTACGCCCAGATGGCCGAGCATTACGGCACCGTGGTGATGCCCGCCCGCGTGGGAGCTCCCCGCGACAAGAGCGCTGCTGAGAACGCGGTGCGGCACGGCGCCAACGCGGTCTCCGCGGCGCTACGCCACCGCCGGTTCGTCAGCCTGGCCGAGTTGAACGAGGCGATAGCCGAGCAGGTCGAAATGCTCAACGCCAAGCCGTTCCAGAAGCGGCAGGGCTCGCGGGCGGAGGTGTTCGCCGCCGAGGAGGCGCCGGTGTTGAATCCGCTGCCTGAGACACGGTTCGAGATCGCGTCGTTGAAAACGGCCAAGGTGGGCCCGAACTACCACATCCAGGTCCTGACGAATTTCTACAGTGTGCCGAGCACGCTGATCGGCAAGCAGTTGGACGTGCGCGTCACATCGCGCCTGATCGAGGTGTTCGACGGGCCCACCCGTGTCGCCTCTCACACTCGGCTGAGGGAGGTCAAGGGCCGCTACCAGACCCTGCCCGAGCACATGCCCGAGGCGCACCGCGCGCAGTCCCAGGAGTGGAGCCCGGGCAGGTTCATCTCCTGGGCCGGTGAGATCGGTCCCAACACCCAGGCGGTGATTCGCGCGATCTTGGGCTCGAAGAAGATCGTGGAGCAGACCTACCGCTCCTGCCTGGGGGTGATGAGCCTGGCCAAGAAGACCG
This region includes:
- the istA gene encoding IS21 family transposase; the protein is MVVDYKRILQMSAAGVSQRGISDVTSFSRNTVAAVLGAAKARGVVYDDVARMEPAAVREMLLPKQTRESGRTPPDFAEVHKELARPNVTLQLLWNEYAVRTRLADGVPYSYTQFTHLYRTWVKVTGATMRIERRPGERIEVDWAGNTMTFIDPGTGAARTADLFVAVLAYSVFYYIEAFADMALESWIEGNVAAFEAFGGTARFLVPDNLKTGVTKADRYEPVLNPAYAQMAEHYGTVVMPARVGAPRDKSAAENAVRHGANAVSAALRHRRFVSLAELNEAIAEQVEMLNAKPFQKRQGSRAEVFAAEEAPVLNPLPETRFEIASLKTAKVGPNYHIQVLTNFYSVPSTLIGKQLDVRVTSRLIEVFDGPTRVASHTRLREVKGRYQTLPEHMPEAHRAQSQEWSPGRFISWAGEIGPNTQAVIRAILGSKKIVEQTYRSCLGVMSLAKKTGGTRRLEDTCAKAREASISPSYTLVRRLWATWEPVPPPARSLGDAGFVRGAAYYAGQEDGR